One Agrobacterium vaccinii DNA window includes the following coding sequences:
- a CDS encoding ABC transporter ATP-binding protein gives MGSISLRKVSKVFGEAKVIPSIDLDIEDGEFVVFVGPSGCGKSTLLRLIAGLEDVTGGQIIIDGKDVSEKAPAERGLAMVFQSYALYPHMSVRNNIGFPLKMAKLDKAVIDKKVNDAASVLNLTDYLDRRPSQLSGGQRQRVAIGRAIVREPSAFLFDEPLSNLDASLRGTMRLEISELHNTLKTTMIYVTHDQVEAMTMADKIVVLNRGNIEQVGSPMELYKTPRNLFVAGFIGSPRMNFVKGAYAAAKGGDTVGVRPEHLLLSKESGLWHGKVTVAEHLGSDTFIHINVDEIGMITARAGGEFACQHGDTVFITPDDSKIHKFDSKGLAI, from the coding sequence ATGGGCAGCATTTCCCTTAGAAAAGTTTCCAAGGTCTTTGGTGAAGCCAAGGTCATCCCCTCCATCGATCTCGATATCGAAGACGGCGAGTTCGTGGTCTTCGTCGGTCCGTCCGGCTGCGGCAAGTCCACGCTTCTGCGCCTCATTGCAGGCCTTGAGGATGTCACCGGCGGCCAGATCATCATCGATGGCAAGGATGTGAGCGAAAAGGCTCCGGCAGAACGCGGCCTTGCCATGGTGTTCCAGTCCTATGCGCTTTACCCGCATATGAGCGTGCGCAACAATATTGGCTTCCCGCTGAAAATGGCCAAGCTCGACAAGGCCGTCATCGACAAGAAGGTCAATGATGCCGCAAGCGTGCTAAACCTCACCGATTATCTGGACCGTCGCCCCTCGCAACTGTCAGGCGGCCAGCGCCAGCGCGTCGCCATCGGTCGCGCCATCGTGCGTGAACCCTCGGCGTTCCTGTTCGATGAGCCCCTGTCCAACCTTGACGCCTCGCTGCGCGGCACCATGCGGCTGGAAATCTCCGAGCTGCACAACACGCTGAAGACGACGATGATCTACGTCACCCACGACCAGGTGGAAGCCATGACCATGGCCGACAAGATCGTCGTGCTCAATCGCGGCAACATCGAGCAGGTCGGCTCGCCGATGGAGCTTTACAAGACGCCACGCAATCTCTTCGTCGCAGGCTTCATCGGTTCGCCGCGCATGAACTTCGTCAAGGGTGCCTATGCTGCCGCCAAGGGTGGCGATACGGTCGGCGTTCGGCCGGAACATCTGCTGCTGTCGAAGGAAAGCGGTCTGTGGCACGGCAAGGTCACGGTGGCCGAACATCTGGGCTCCGACACATTCATCCACATCAATGTCGATGAGATCGGTATGATCACCGCCCGTGCCGGTGGCGAGTTTGCGTGTCAGCATGGCGATACCGTTTTCATCACGCCGGATGACAGCAAAATCCACAAGTTCGATAGCAAGGGTCTCGCCATCTAA
- a CDS encoding carbohydrate ABC transporter permease — MARKVSTRSKIGFTIAAWVIALLLFFPILYAFLTSLKTEPEAIAGFSLWPSGTFENYITVNTQRDYFKPFMNSVILSVGSTIVALIIAIPAAWAMAFSPTKRTKDILMWMLSTKMMPAVAVLVPIYLIFRNAGLLDTRIGLTIMLTFINLPIVVWMLYTYFREIPGEILEASRMDGASLWNEIVYVLTPMAIPGIASTLLLNIILAWNESFWTIRLTTTNAAPLTAFIASFSSPQGLFWAKLSAASMMAIAPILVLGWFSQKQLVRGLTFGAVK; from the coding sequence ATGGCTCGTAAAGTCTCGACACGCTCCAAAATCGGCTTCACCATCGCCGCCTGGGTCATTGCCCTCCTGCTGTTCTTCCCGATCCTCTATGCGTTTCTGACGTCGTTGAAAACGGAGCCGGAAGCCATTGCGGGCTTCAGCCTCTGGCCATCGGGCACGTTTGAAAACTACATCACTGTGAACACGCAGCGCGATTACTTCAAGCCGTTCATGAACTCGGTGATCCTCTCGGTCGGCTCCACCATCGTCGCCCTCATCATCGCAATCCCCGCGGCCTGGGCCATGGCGTTTTCGCCCACCAAGCGCACCAAGGATATTCTGATGTGGATGCTCTCCACCAAGATGATGCCTGCGGTGGCGGTGCTGGTGCCGATTTACCTCATCTTCCGAAATGCCGGTCTGCTCGATACGCGCATTGGTCTCACCATCATGCTCACCTTCATCAATCTGCCGATCGTGGTGTGGATGCTCTACACATATTTTCGGGAAATTCCGGGTGAGATTCTCGAAGCATCCCGCATGGATGGTGCGTCGTTGTGGAACGAGATCGTTTACGTGCTGACGCCGATGGCGATCCCCGGCATTGCCTCGACGCTTCTTCTCAACATCATTCTGGCGTGGAACGAATCTTTCTGGACCATTCGTCTCACCACCACCAATGCCGCACCGCTCACAGCCTTCATCGCCTCCTTCTCCAGCCCGCAAGGTCTGTTCTGGGCGAAGCTGTCTGCCGCTTCGATGATGGCAATTGCGCCGATCCTCGTGCTTGGCTGGTTCTCCCAGAAACAACTCGTTCGCGGCCTGACCTTCGGCGCGGTGAAATAA
- a CDS encoding carbohydrate ABC transporter permease, producing the protein MATQNTKNLARIMMAPSVILLLVWMIVPLSMTLWYSFQNYNLLNPANVSFAGLFNYQYFYTDPAFFQSIWNTLVIVGGVLMITVIGGIGIALLLDQPIFGQGIVRILVISPFFVMPPVAALVWKNMIMHPGYGVLADLSRFFGFQPIDWFSQFPLLSIVIIVAWQWLPFATLILLTALQSLDGEQKEAAEMDGASFFSRFIYLTLPHLARAITVVILIQTIFLLGVYAEILVTTNGGPGYASTNLAFLIYRTALLGYDVGGASAGGIIAVILANVVAIFLMRAVGKNLDR; encoded by the coding sequence ATGGCTACGCAAAATACCAAGAACCTGGCGCGGATCATGATGGCGCCATCGGTCATCCTGCTTCTGGTCTGGATGATCGTGCCACTGTCGATGACGCTGTGGTATTCGTTTCAGAATTACAATCTGCTGAACCCGGCCAATGTCAGCTTTGCTGGCCTGTTCAATTATCAGTATTTCTACACCGACCCGGCATTCTTCCAGTCCATCTGGAATACGCTAGTCATCGTCGGCGGCGTACTGATGATCACGGTTATCGGCGGCATCGGCATTGCGCTGTTGCTGGACCAGCCCATTTTCGGGCAGGGCATCGTGCGCATTCTCGTCATCTCGCCCTTCTTCGTCATGCCGCCGGTTGCGGCCCTCGTCTGGAAGAACATGATCATGCATCCCGGTTACGGGGTGCTGGCGGACCTATCAAGGTTCTTCGGATTTCAGCCGATCGACTGGTTTTCGCAGTTTCCGCTGCTGTCCATCGTCATCATCGTGGCATGGCAGTGGTTGCCCTTTGCAACGCTCATCCTGCTCACCGCACTGCAGTCGCTTGACGGAGAGCAGAAGGAAGCCGCCGAAATGGATGGCGCAAGCTTCTTCAGCCGTTTCATCTATCTGACGCTGCCACACCTGGCACGTGCCATCACTGTCGTCATTCTCATCCAGACGATCTTCCTGCTCGGCGTCTACGCGGAAATACTCGTCACCACCAATGGTGGCCCGGGCTATGCCTCGACCAATCTCGCCTTCCTCATCTATCGCACGGCGCTGCTGGGCTATGATGTGGGTGGAGCGTCCGCCGGTGGCATCATCGCCGTCATCCTTGCAAACGTCGTCGCCATCTTCCTGATGCGCGCCGTCGGCAAGAACCTCGATCGATAG
- a CDS encoding ABC transporter substrate-binding protein — protein MTLKTLLLGACSALAFSGLASAETLTIATVNNGDMIRMQGLTSEFTAKNPDIKVEWVTLEENVLRERVTTDIATNGGQYDIMTIGNYEVPIWAKQGWLLPLEKLGDNYDVADMLPSIKGGLTVDSKLYAAPFYGESAMIMYRKDLFEKAGLKMPENPTWEFIGDAARKITDRKADVNGMCLRGKAGWGENMAFITALTNSFGGRWFDENWKPQFDQPEWKNALQFYVDLMKDAGPSGASSNGFNENLTLFQQGKCGMWIDATVAASFVSNPKDSKVADQVGYALFPTHGELKNHGNWLWSWNLAIPKSSQKAEAAEKFIAWATSKEYTQLVASKEGWANVPPGTRTSLYKNADYEKAAGFAAPTLAAMNAADITKPTVKPVPYTGGQFVAIPEFQSLGTTVGQLFSAVVAGQSSVDDALAGAQSTATREMTRSGYIK, from the coding sequence ATGACTTTGAAGACACTTCTGCTGGGCGCGTGCTCGGCTCTCGCCTTTTCGGGCCTCGCTTCCGCAGAAACGCTGACCATCGCCACCGTCAACAACGGCGATATGATCCGCATGCAGGGACTGACATCCGAATTCACCGCCAAAAACCCCGATATCAAGGTTGAATGGGTCACGCTGGAAGAAAACGTCCTGCGCGAACGCGTAACCACCGATATCGCCACCAATGGCGGCCAATACGACATCATGACCATCGGCAACTACGAAGTTCCGATCTGGGCCAAGCAGGGCTGGCTTCTGCCGCTTGAAAAGCTCGGCGATAACTACGATGTTGCCGACATGCTGCCATCGATCAAGGGTGGTTTGACTGTCGATTCCAAGCTTTACGCTGCACCGTTCTACGGCGAATCCGCCATGATCATGTATCGCAAGGACCTGTTTGAAAAAGCAGGCCTGAAGATGCCGGAAAACCCGACATGGGAATTCATCGGCGATGCAGCCCGCAAGATCACCGACCGCAAGGCCGATGTGAACGGCATGTGCCTTCGTGGCAAGGCCGGTTGGGGCGAAAACATGGCCTTCATCACGGCTCTCACCAACTCCTTCGGTGGTCGCTGGTTCGATGAAAACTGGAAGCCACAATTCGATCAGCCGGAATGGAAGAACGCGCTTCAGTTTTACGTTGACCTGATGAAGGATGCCGGTCCGTCCGGCGCCTCCTCCAACGGCTTCAACGAAAACCTGACGCTGTTCCAGCAGGGCAAATGCGGCATGTGGATCGATGCCACGGTTGCTGCTTCCTTCGTGTCGAACCCGAAGGACAGCAAGGTTGCCGATCAGGTTGGCTACGCGCTGTTCCCGACCCATGGCGAATTGAAGAACCACGGCAACTGGCTCTGGTCCTGGAACCTCGCCATTCCTAAGAGCTCTCAGAAGGCCGAAGCCGCTGAAAAGTTCATCGCATGGGCAACCAGCAAGGAATACACGCAGCTCGTTGCTTCCAAGGAAGGCTGGGCCAACGTTCCTCCGGGCACCCGTACCTCGCTCTACAAGAACGCGGATTACGAGAAGGCGGCTGGCTTTGCAGCACCGACGCTCGCTGCCATGAATGCGGCAGATATCACCAAGCCAACGGTGAAGCCGGTGCCTTACACAGGCGGTCAGTTCGTGGCCATTCCTGAGTTCCAGTCGCTCGGCACCACGGTCGGTCAGCTGTTCTCGGCAGTCGTTGCCGGTCAGTCCAGCGTCGATGATGCGCTTGCCGGTGCTCAGTCCACAGCCACGCGTGAAATGACGCGCTCGGGATACATCAAGTAA
- a CDS encoding sugar-binding transcriptional regulator, with protein sequence MARRSETGGRLDDAARAGWLYYVAGRTQDEIAAAMGISRQSAQRLVSLAVAERLIKVRLDHPIAACLEKSEALRERFALNYVEVVPSDPAGVSSTVGIAEAGAAEIERWLRKAEPIVLAIGTGRTLKAAVDQLPPMECPQHRIVSLTGNIGPDGSAAYYNVIFSMADAIKARHFPMPLPVLCSSAEERELLHEQSMVRSTLALGAAANVTFVGVGQLAEDAPLCVDGFLEVQEMRDLIAKGGAGEICGWSFDRDGQFLDTPINDRVASVPLPPRETSTVIGIAQGKQKSPAILAALRGGLLNGVITDEASAEYLLRS encoded by the coding sequence ATGGCCAGACGATCCGAAACAGGTGGACGGCTAGACGACGCGGCGCGGGCTGGGTGGCTCTATTACGTCGCGGGCCGCACGCAGGATGAGATCGCCGCTGCCATGGGCATCTCCCGCCAGTCGGCGCAACGTCTCGTGTCACTGGCCGTTGCCGAACGTCTGATCAAGGTCCGGCTCGATCACCCCATTGCTGCCTGTCTGGAGAAAAGCGAGGCCCTGCGCGAGCGCTTTGCGCTGAACTATGTCGAGGTCGTGCCCAGCGATCCGGCGGGCGTCTCCTCCACCGTCGGCATTGCCGAGGCGGGAGCGGCGGAAATCGAACGCTGGCTGCGCAAGGCGGAACCAATCGTGCTTGCCATCGGTACGGGGCGGACTCTCAAAGCTGCGGTCGATCAGTTGCCGCCGATGGAATGCCCGCAACATCGCATCGTCTCGCTTACCGGCAATATCGGGCCGGACGGGTCTGCCGCCTATTACAACGTCATCTTCTCGATGGCCGATGCCATCAAGGCGCGGCATTTCCCCATGCCTTTGCCGGTTCTCTGTTCGTCTGCGGAAGAGCGGGAATTGCTGCATGAGCAGTCCATGGTGCGCTCCACGCTGGCGCTGGGCGCCGCCGCCAATGTGACCTTCGTCGGCGTCGGTCAATTGGCAGAGGATGCACCGCTCTGCGTCGATGGCTTCCTCGAGGTTCAGGAGATGCGTGACCTCATCGCCAAGGGTGGTGCGGGCGAGATTTGTGGCTGGTCTTTTGATCGCGACGGCCAGTTTCTCGACACGCCGATCAATGATCGTGTCGCCTCCGTTCCCCTGCCGCCACGCGAAACAAGCACGGTGATCGGCATCGCTCAGGGGAAGCAAAAATCACCGGCCATTCTCGCCGCTCTGCGTGGCGGGCTGCTCAATGGCGTCATCACCGACGAAGCCTCCGCCGAATATTTGCTCAGAAGTTGA
- a CDS encoding exopolysaccharide biosynthesis protein: MLRLSDNPALSGPVEETDLTLTEPDAPKVGLVDILQALAGDESRERISVGDLLSAMGDRAFGALMLVFALPNIVPTPPGTSAITGTPLVFLAAQLFAGKSPWLPRVIADRSLAREDFARVVQKIVPVLLWVQKLLRPRMEGLLSPVFERLIGLICLLLAVILALPIPLGNILPAIAICCFSFALLERDGLFALLGGVLAVVSVAIVSGVIYGIARATLYFVVGPLLG; this comes from the coding sequence ATGCTGCGCCTGTCGGATAATCCTGCTCTCTCCGGTCCGGTTGAAGAGACCGACCTGACATTGACGGAACCCGATGCTCCAAAAGTCGGTCTTGTCGATATTCTGCAAGCACTGGCCGGTGATGAAAGCCGCGAGCGCATCTCCGTCGGTGATCTTCTGTCTGCGATGGGAGACCGTGCCTTCGGCGCGTTGATGCTGGTCTTTGCACTGCCCAATATCGTGCCCACCCCGCCAGGCACATCGGCGATAACAGGCACCCCCCTGGTCTTTCTCGCCGCCCAATTGTTCGCGGGCAAAAGCCCGTGGCTGCCGCGCGTCATTGCCGATCGTTCGCTGGCGCGGGAAGATTTTGCCCGGGTCGTTCAAAAGATCGTCCCTGTCCTGTTGTGGGTGCAAAAGCTGCTGCGGCCACGCATGGAAGGCCTGCTGTCGCCGGTCTTCGAGCGGCTGATCGGTCTCATCTGCCTGCTTCTCGCCGTCATTCTGGCCTTACCTATTCCGCTTGGAAATATCCTACCCGCCATCGCAATCTGTTGTTTTTCCTTTGCTCTTCTGGAGCGGGATGGCCTGTTTGCGTTGCTGGGTGGTGTCCTTGCGGTCGTCTCGGTGGCCATCGTCAGCGGCGTGATCTACGGCATTGCCAGAGCTACGCTTTATTTCGTGGTCGGACCATTGTTGGGCTGA
- a CDS encoding ABC transporter permease translates to MRRFNRRSVSLLAGATITGALLAIALLSLVWTPQLPTKMNIVAKLKPPLTQGLLGTDHFGRDILSMLMVGAWNSLSTAVVAVAIGATVGTLVGIFAAAQRGVVEALLMRLCDIIFALPPILSAMMLGAFIGSGRFTSIVAIATFMVPVFARLTCAAALQLWARDFVLAAESLGRGRGGITLTHILPNLTNLIIVQVSIQLGLAILTEAGLSFLGLGMPPPAPTWGRLLWESQTYLAAAPWLAILPGLAIALAVLGFNLLGDGLRDLLDPKLRR, encoded by the coding sequence ATGAGACGTTTCAATCGCCGCAGTGTTTCCCTTTTGGCGGGTGCCACCATCACTGGCGCTCTGCTGGCGATTGCGCTGCTCTCTCTCGTCTGGACGCCGCAGCTGCCGACGAAAATGAACATCGTCGCCAAGCTGAAGCCGCCGCTAACACAGGGCTTGCTGGGCACGGATCACTTTGGCCGTGATATTCTCTCGATGCTGATGGTCGGTGCCTGGAATTCGCTGTCTACCGCCGTGGTTGCGGTCGCCATCGGGGCTACCGTCGGCACGCTGGTCGGCATATTTGCAGCGGCGCAACGGGGCGTCGTAGAGGCCTTGCTGATGCGGCTTTGCGATATCATCTTCGCGCTGCCGCCCATCCTTTCCGCCATGATGCTGGGTGCCTTCATCGGCTCCGGTCGCTTCACCTCCATTGTCGCCATCGCCACCTTCATGGTGCCGGTGTTTGCCCGGCTGACCTGCGCTGCTGCCTTGCAATTATGGGCGCGGGATTTCGTGCTGGCGGCGGAAAGTCTGGGGCGGGGCAGGGGTGGCATTACCTTAACCCACATTCTGCCCAACCTCACCAACCTCATCATCGTGCAGGTCAGCATCCAGCTGGGACTCGCTATTCTCACCGAAGCGGGTCTCAGCTTCCTTGGTCTCGGCATGCCGCCGCCCGCGCCCACATGGGGGCGGTTGTTGTGGGAATCGCAGACCTATCTGGCCGCCGCGCCCTGGCTTGCGATCCTTCCCGGTTTAGCTATCGCCTTGGCGGTTCTCGGCTTCAATCTTCTGGGCGATGGCCTGCGCGATTTGCTTGACCCGAAGCTGCGCCGATAG
- a CDS encoding ABC transporter permease, which translates to MIALISKRILILLITLLAVSFLIYTVMGLLPGDPAAIMLGTSASPDTLAALQKQMGLDQPLMLRYLHWLAAIARGDLGQSYTYGVPVVGLIFERLTVTLPLALIAVGLSILIALPLGVMAARYRGGTIDFLCGLFSHAGIAVPGFWVGLLLILLFSTTLGWMPAGGFPGWQAGFGAALKALVLPAVALAFSQAGVLVRVCRSAMLEVMGEDFVRTVRAKGIGETATLWKHVLPNALIPVITMIGLQFTFLIAGTVLVENVFNLPGLGRLAYQALTQRDIVVMQSVVLFFCALVITMNFLVDMAYLLIDPRLRARAA; encoded by the coding sequence ATGATCGCCCTCATCTCCAAACGCATCCTAATCCTCCTCATCACCCTTCTGGCCGTATCCTTCCTCATCTACACCGTCATGGGCCTGCTCCCAGGCGACCCCGCAGCCATCATGCTCGGCACCTCGGCCAGTCCCGACACACTCGCAGCCCTGCAAAAACAGATGGGCCTCGATCAGCCTCTTATGCTGCGCTACCTCCATTGGCTCGCGGCCATCGCACGGGGCGACCTTGGCCAATCCTATACCTACGGCGTTCCAGTTGTCGGGCTTATCTTCGAGAGGCTCACCGTCACCCTTCCGCTCGCCCTTATCGCCGTCGGCCTGTCCATCCTCATCGCCCTGCCGTTGGGTGTCATGGCAGCACGCTATAGAGGCGGCACCATCGATTTTCTCTGCGGCCTGTTTTCCCATGCGGGCATTGCCGTTCCCGGCTTTTGGGTCGGGCTGCTGTTGATTCTTCTCTTCTCCACCACGCTCGGATGGATGCCCGCAGGCGGTTTTCCCGGCTGGCAGGCAGGGTTTGGTGCGGCATTGAAGGCGCTCGTGCTTCCGGCGGTGGCGCTCGCCTTTTCTCAAGCGGGTGTGCTGGTGCGAGTATGCCGCTCGGCTATGCTGGAGGTGATGGGCGAGGATTTCGTGCGCACTGTCCGTGCCAAAGGCATTGGCGAAACCGCGACCCTGTGGAAACACGTTCTGCCCAACGCGCTAATCCCCGTCATCACCATGATCGGCCTGCAATTCACGTTCCTGATCGCAGGCACTGTGCTGGTGGAAAACGTCTTCAATCTGCCCGGGCTTGGGCGGCTCGCCTATCAGGCGCTGACCCAGCGCGATATCGTCGTCATGCAGTCGGTCGTGCTGTTCTTCTGCGCACTGGTGATAACGATGAATTTCCTTGTCGATATGGCCTATCTGCTGATCGATCCGCGCTTGCGGGCGCGTGCCGCATGA
- a CDS encoding ABC transporter substrate-binding protein, with protein MMRSMFLQSVNLTRRLALGLAVATTLSAMLPATVAFAAAKNSITIGMGTEPAGLDPTAGANVFIGQVTWQNIFQGLVTIDKDGKIQPQLADSWEISEDGKTYTFKLHDGVKFHDGEAFDSTVAKASLDRARGDASINPQKRFFAAIDNIETPDAMTLVLKLKQPSGSLLYWLGWPASVMVGTTSAETNKTTPIGTGPFTFVNWAKGDKVELARNMDYWDKSATVTLEKAIFRFIPDPQAQAAALKSGDIDAFPEFGAPELMSSFEGDVRLGTFIGNTELKVVAGMNNAVEPFNDKRVRQALMMAVDRATVIEGAWSGFGTAIGSHYTPNDRGYVDTTGTLPYDAEKAKALLAEAGYPNGLSFTIKAPQMPYAQRTSQVLQAMFAEIGVTMTIETTEFPAKWVSDVLKGANYEMTIVAHAEPMDIDIFSRDPYYFNYKNPTFNEIIKNIELTADPVEQEDLYQDAQKILAEDVPALFLFVMPKLGVWDKKIQGLWENEPIPSNVLADVHWEE; from the coding sequence ATGATGCGCAGCATGTTTTTGCAATCGGTAAACCTCACACGCCGCCTGGCCTTGGGCCTGGCCGTTGCCACCACGCTTTCAGCCATGCTGCCCGCCACGGTGGCTTTTGCAGCGGCAAAAAATTCCATCACCATCGGCATGGGCACAGAGCCTGCAGGGCTCGACCCGACAGCCGGCGCCAACGTCTTCATCGGTCAGGTCACCTGGCAGAACATCTTCCAAGGCCTCGTGACCATCGACAAGGACGGCAAGATCCAGCCGCAACTGGCGGATAGCTGGGAGATTTCCGAGGACGGCAAGACCTATACGTTCAAGCTGCATGACGGCGTGAAATTCCATGATGGCGAGGCCTTCGATTCCACCGTCGCCAAGGCATCGCTGGACCGTGCGCGCGGCGATGCCTCCATCAATCCGCAGAAACGCTTCTTCGCGGCCATCGACAACATCGAAACGCCAGATGCGATGACGCTGGTCCTGAAACTGAAGCAGCCCTCCGGCAGCCTGCTCTATTGGCTCGGTTGGCCAGCATCCGTCATGGTCGGCACGACGTCCGCCGAAACCAACAAGACGACACCCATCGGCACGGGTCCGTTCACATTCGTCAACTGGGCCAAGGGCGACAAGGTCGAGCTGGCGCGCAACATGGATTACTGGGACAAGTCCGCGACCGTTACGCTCGAAAAGGCAATCTTCCGCTTCATTCCAGACCCGCAGGCGCAAGCCGCCGCGCTCAAATCCGGCGATATCGATGCCTTCCCAGAATTCGGCGCACCTGAACTCATGAGCTCTTTCGAGGGCGACGTGCGGCTGGGCACCTTCATCGGCAATACCGAGTTGAAGGTCGTGGCGGGCATGAACAATGCCGTCGAACCCTTCAACGACAAGCGCGTGCGGCAGGCCCTGATGATGGCGGTGGACCGCGCAACCGTCATCGAAGGCGCATGGTCCGGCTTCGGCACGGCCATCGGCAGTCATTACACACCCAATGACCGTGGCTATGTCGATACGACCGGCACGCTGCCATACGATGCTGAAAAGGCGAAAGCGTTGCTGGCCGAGGCCGGTTATCCCAACGGCCTCAGCTTCACCATCAAGGCGCCGCAGATGCCTTACGCGCAGCGCACCTCTCAGGTCCTGCAAGCCATGTTTGCGGAAATCGGCGTGACGATGACCATCGAAACCACGGAATTTCCGGCCAAATGGGTGTCGGATGTGCTGAAAGGTGCCAACTACGAAATGACCATCGTGGCGCATGCGGAGCCGATGGATATCGATATCTTTTCGCGTGATCCATACTATTTCAACTACAAGAACCCGACCTTCAACGAGATCATTAAGAACATTGAGCTGACTGCCGATCCGGTGGAGCAGGAAGATTTGTATCAGGATGCGCAGAAGATTTTGGCGGAAGATGTACCGGCGTTGTTTCTCTTTGTGATGCCGAAGCTTGGGGTTTGGGACAAGAAGATTCAGGGGCTGTGGGAGAATGAACCGATCCCGTCGAATGTTTTGGCGGATGTGCATTGGGAAGAGTGA
- a CDS encoding LysR family transcriptional regulator: protein MNLRALMYFDELVRTSSMRAAAENLNVAPTAVSRQIENLEEYFGTPLVERSSRGVTLTAAGELLAERAGKTLRELGHVHQLIDDLKGLERGRATIYANGATVASLLAPALSQFSQTYPKLRFEVHITSARQAIDALVSAQADIAITLFAPKTSEVKILAKREIGYDVILPAGHPLADKPSISLKDLAAIPLALPEKTFAARQAFDALFAQAGIVLDPTFIASSLELLKDLVLDGAAVTLLPPLSVAREIDAGQMVAVPLSGSKGVRTTMELCVAPDRELSFAAATLASFIETFMGNLPK, encoded by the coding sequence ATGAATCTACGCGCATTGATGTATTTCGATGAGCTTGTCCGCACCAGCTCCATGCGCGCGGCGGCGGAAAATCTCAATGTTGCGCCAACCGCCGTCAGCCGCCAGATCGAAAATCTGGAAGAATATTTCGGCACGCCATTGGTGGAGCGATCCAGCCGGGGCGTGACGTTGACGGCAGCGGGGGAGCTTCTGGCCGAACGGGCCGGCAAGACCCTGCGCGAGCTTGGTCACGTCCATCAATTGATTGATGATCTCAAGGGGCTGGAGCGGGGGCGCGCGACGATCTATGCCAATGGTGCCACCGTCGCCAGCCTTCTGGCACCGGCGCTATCGCAGTTCAGCCAGACTTACCCCAAGCTGCGGTTCGAGGTTCATATCACTTCGGCACGACAGGCCATCGATGCACTGGTCTCCGCACAGGCCGATATCGCCATAACCCTGTTTGCGCCCAAAACATCAGAGGTCAAAATCCTTGCAAAGCGCGAGATCGGCTATGATGTCATCCTTCCCGCAGGCCATCCCTTGGCTGATAAACCTTCGATTTCGTTGAAAGACCTCGCTGCCATACCGCTGGCTCTGCCGGAAAAAACCTTCGCCGCACGCCAGGCCTTCGATGCGCTGTTTGCGCAAGCGGGCATCGTCCTCGATCCGACCTTTATCGCCAGTTCGCTGGAATTGCTGAAAGATCTGGTGCTGGATGGTGCTGCCGTCACCCTTCTGCCGCCGCTTTCGGTCGCGCGGGAAATCGATGCCGGGCAGATGGTCGCGGTACCTCTGTCGGGGTCCAAAGGTGTCCGCACGACCATGGAGCTCTGCGTTGCGCCGGATCGTGAACTGTCCTTTGCCGCCGCAACGCTTGCCAGCTTTATCGAGACCTTTATGGGCAATCTGCCGAAATAG